One Natrinema halophilum genomic window carries:
- the cmk gene encoding (d)CMP kinase, translated as MLLTVSGPPGSGKSTTAELLADAFGLAHVSGGDIFRDLADERGYTPLEFNKLAEENDEIDRDLDRRLREIAVEEDDLVLESRLAGWLAGDEADFRFWLDAPARVRGERIADREDKDPDRATEETKAREASEAQRYQDYYGIDIRDLTIYDLSVNTARWEPDAVLDMLVTAVERYDADGDEGKVLVDLESDF; from the coding sequence ATGTTGCTCACAGTCTCTGGCCCGCCGGGAAGCGGGAAGAGTACGACCGCGGAGCTACTCGCGGACGCATTCGGTCTCGCTCACGTCAGCGGCGGCGACATCTTCCGGGATCTGGCCGACGAACGAGGCTACACCCCGCTCGAATTCAACAAACTCGCCGAGGAAAACGACGAGATCGATCGTGACCTCGACAGGCGATTGCGGGAAATCGCCGTCGAGGAGGACGATCTTGTACTCGAGTCCCGTCTCGCCGGCTGGCTGGCAGGCGACGAGGCCGATTTTCGGTTCTGGTTGGATGCGCCGGCCCGGGTTCGCGGCGAGCGAATCGCCGACCGCGAGGACAAAGATCCCGATCGGGCGACCGAAGAGACGAAAGCCCGCGAGGCCAGCGAGGCCCAGCGGTATCAGGACTACTACGGGATCGACATTCGAGATCTGACCATCTACGACCTCTCGGTGAACACGGCTCGCTGGGAACCGGATGCCGTCCTCGACATGCTCGTTACCGCCGTCGAGCGCTACGACGCCGACGGCGACGAAGGAAAAGTGCTCGTCGACCTCGAGTCGGACTTCTAA
- a CDS encoding RNA-guided pseudouridylation complex pseudouridine synthase subunit Cbf5: MVLRGPPADRSPAELLTFGVVNLDKPPGPSSHQVSGWLRDAVDETLAERDTGTTIDRAAHAGTLDPKVTGCLPVMLGDATRLAPVFLEGSKEYIAVLECHAPVPGDAAAIVSEFEGPIYQKPPRKSAVSRRLRVREVYDLEVLETDERRLLLRIRCESGTYVRKLCHDLGLALGTGGHMGHLRRTATDPFDDRTLYSPFDFLDALAFWREDDDPDVLYDVVDPAERILEGIPSVVIADSAAREVAEGAPVYAPGVLEADDGLDRGSLVACYTPNEAAVCLGELVGDPNAERGTVVELERVLV; this comes from the coding sequence ATGGTTCTCCGTGGCCCCCCGGCAGACCGGTCGCCAGCCGAATTGCTCACCTTCGGCGTCGTCAACCTCGACAAACCGCCGGGTCCCTCCTCGCACCAGGTCAGCGGCTGGTTGCGAGACGCCGTCGACGAGACGCTCGCGGAGCGCGACACCGGCACGACGATCGACCGAGCGGCTCACGCGGGGACGCTCGATCCCAAAGTGACCGGCTGCCTCCCGGTGATGCTCGGCGACGCGACTCGGCTCGCGCCGGTTTTTCTGGAGGGAAGCAAGGAATACATCGCCGTCCTCGAGTGTCACGCTCCGGTCCCCGGTGACGCAGCAGCCATCGTCTCCGAGTTCGAGGGACCGATCTACCAGAAACCGCCGCGCAAGAGCGCGGTCTCCCGTCGCCTCCGCGTGAGGGAAGTATACGATCTCGAGGTGCTCGAGACCGACGAGCGTCGGCTCCTCTTGCGCATACGATGCGAGAGTGGAACCTACGTCCGCAAACTGTGTCACGACCTGGGACTGGCACTCGGTACCGGCGGTCACATGGGCCATCTGCGCCGGACCGCGACGGACCCGTTCGACGACCGCACGCTCTACAGCCCGTTCGACTTTCTCGACGCGCTGGCGTTCTGGCGCGAAGACGATGACCCCGACGTACTGTACGACGTCGTCGATCCCGCCGAACGGATCCTCGAGGGGATACCGAGCGTCGTAATCGCCGACAGCGCGGCTCGCGAAGTGGCCGAAGGGGCACCCGTCTACGCGCCGGGCGTCCTCGAAGCCGATGACGGACTGGACCGGGGGTCGCTGGTGGCCTGCTATACGCCGAACGAGGCGGCCGTGTGCCTCGGCGAACTGGTCGGCGATCCGAACGCCGAGCGCGGGACCGTCGTGGAACTCGAGCGCGTGCTGGTTTGA